Proteins from a single region of Streptomyces sp. HUAS 15-9:
- a CDS encoding ATP-binding protein, which yields MLVGRTGTQQRGTRTGAGERRRRNSAITPSTLERDIELTVAQTSLDALSSRSQTGATTPVARRDGVLAFTGAAGAGKTTLLDEVRRLAAERECRVLSAKGGELEQGVAFHVVRQLFQPLLASYSDSERRELLGDWYAIIGPCIGLCPAGVGAAPDPQGVRDGLDWLVTNVALRRGPLVMIVDDAHWVDLESLMWLTSFFRQAEDLPTLMVVAYRPEEPTEGAKAFTGMMERNRVRPLDLEPLTAAAVSALLREALVKDVDEGFCQEAWRVTGGNPFETVELAARIREREVDPVRENVRLLRDLAAATTMGGGLVDRLEHLGTSATRLAWAVAILGSEATPDLAASLAALGPANVAQTADLLRAEHILKPGERLEFAHPLIATKVYRAIPGETRAAMHGKAAWELIDAGLGPAVAARHLLETQPEGDDAVARQLHDAAREYVRRGAPEAAHRCLSRALRETPVAELRAAILHELGSPAVTHDPVTAVNQLRAALDEPDLPPELRQAIVIRLARALAYCDRLGEATSVMEEEARTTADARGRLRLLTEHFMLAAFTSEDHDGPALSRRLAQLTERLTGREEIERYLFGLRGWDAVVRGEAVSTALQYAERAMSDEMSWTDERWGFEVPALVALTYLYCDRPDRAEELFTRGISEFERQGWRGTPLALGYTFLGYIRFRCGRLTDAEDFVRAGLRLADRVSPDVPVHWYAIGSLIEILLARGQVDAAERMAADHGLGEPFPSAVTFPDAQTVHAELLLARGLAKEAAAELTRVGERLDGHGMRNPGLYPWLLRLALASHVTDVPRAQALAHTAVQRAERFGAASTTGHALRVMARLSDGPQAITLLQRAVTELERSPSTYELACALVELGTALRRAGRVSQAAEPLYQGVDLATRCGADPMVTLARDELIAAGLRPRRLA from the coding sequence GTGCTGGTGGGTCGGACCGGGACACAGCAACGCGGGACGCGGACGGGAGCCGGCGAGCGACGCCGCCGGAACAGCGCGATCACCCCGAGCACTCTGGAACGAGACATCGAACTGACTGTCGCGCAGACGTCGTTGGACGCCCTGAGCAGTCGTTCGCAGACCGGCGCGACCACCCCCGTGGCCCGCCGGGACGGTGTGCTGGCCTTCACCGGCGCCGCAGGCGCGGGCAAGACGACCCTGCTGGACGAGGTGCGCAGGCTCGCCGCGGAGCGCGAGTGCCGGGTGCTGTCCGCCAAGGGCGGCGAGCTGGAGCAGGGCGTGGCCTTCCACGTGGTGCGGCAGCTGTTCCAGCCGCTGCTGGCCTCGTACTCCGACAGTGAGCGGCGCGAACTGCTGGGCGACTGGTACGCGATCATCGGGCCCTGTATCGGCCTGTGCCCCGCGGGGGTAGGAGCGGCACCCGATCCGCAGGGCGTGCGGGACGGCCTGGACTGGCTGGTCACCAACGTGGCGCTGCGGCGTGGACCGTTGGTCATGATCGTCGATGATGCGCACTGGGTGGATCTCGAGTCCCTGATGTGGCTGACCTCCTTCTTCCGGCAGGCCGAGGATCTGCCGACGCTGATGGTGGTCGCCTACCGGCCGGAGGAACCGACCGAGGGCGCCAAGGCGTTCACCGGCATGATGGAGCGGAACCGGGTTCGGCCGCTGGACCTGGAGCCGTTGACGGCCGCGGCGGTCTCCGCGCTGCTGCGGGAGGCGCTCGTCAAGGACGTCGACGAGGGGTTCTGCCAGGAGGCGTGGCGGGTCACCGGCGGCAATCCCTTCGAGACGGTGGAGCTGGCCGCCCGGATCCGCGAACGGGAGGTCGATCCCGTCCGGGAGAACGTCCGGCTGCTGCGGGATCTTGCGGCCGCCACCACCATGGGCGGCGGCCTGGTGGACCGGCTCGAGCACCTGGGCACGTCCGCCACCCGCCTCGCCTGGGCGGTGGCCATTCTCGGTTCGGAGGCGACCCCGGATCTGGCCGCGTCCCTGGCGGCACTGGGCCCGGCCAATGTCGCGCAGACGGCGGACCTGCTGCGGGCCGAGCACATCCTCAAACCCGGCGAGCGGCTGGAGTTCGCGCATCCGCTCATCGCCACGAAGGTGTACCGGGCGATTCCCGGCGAGACCCGGGCGGCCATGCACGGCAAAGCGGCGTGGGAACTGATCGACGCGGGCCTGGGTCCGGCGGTGGCGGCACGCCACCTGCTGGAGACTCAGCCCGAGGGCGACGACGCGGTGGCCCGACAACTGCACGACGCGGCCCGCGAGTATGTGCGCCGGGGCGCTCCCGAGGCCGCCCACCGCTGTCTGAGCAGGGCGTTGCGCGAAACTCCGGTCGCGGAGCTGCGGGCCGCCATCCTGCACGAGCTCGGTTCGCCGGCGGTGACGCACGACCCGGTGACCGCGGTCAACCAGCTGCGGGCGGCGTTGGACGAACCCGACCTGCCGCCCGAGTTGCGTCAGGCCATCGTGATCCGGCTCGCGCGGGCGCTGGCGTACTGCGACCGGCTCGGCGAAGCGACGAGCGTCATGGAGGAGGAAGCCCGCACGACCGCGGACGCACGGGGTCGGCTGCGGCTGCTGACCGAGCATTTCATGCTGGCGGCCTTCACCTCCGAGGACCACGACGGCCCGGCGCTGTCACGTCGGCTCGCCCAGCTCACCGAGCGGCTGACCGGGCGCGAGGAGATCGAGCGGTATCTGTTCGGGCTGCGCGGGTGGGACGCCGTGGTGCGCGGCGAGGCGGTGTCGACGGCCCTTCAGTACGCCGAGCGGGCCATGAGCGACGAGATGAGCTGGACGGACGAGCGGTGGGGCTTCGAGGTTCCGGCGCTGGTGGCGCTCACCTACCTGTACTGCGACCGTCCCGACCGGGCCGAGGAGCTGTTCACCCGCGGCATCTCGGAGTTCGAGCGCCAGGGCTGGCGTGGTACTCCCCTGGCGCTCGGTTACACCTTCCTCGGCTACATCCGGTTCCGCTGCGGCCGGCTCACCGACGCGGAGGATTTCGTCAGGGCGGGACTGCGGCTGGCCGACCGGGTGAGCCCCGACGTGCCCGTGCACTGGTACGCGATCGGAAGCCTGATCGAGATCCTGCTCGCCCGGGGGCAGGTCGACGCGGCGGAAAGGATGGCAGCGGATCACGGTCTCGGTGAGCCGTTCCCGTCCGCCGTGACGTTTCCCGACGCCCAGACCGTCCATGCCGAGCTGCTGCTGGCCCGGGGGTTGGCGAAGGAAGCGGCGGCGGAACTGACCCGGGTGGGAGAACGGCTGGACGGACACGGGATGCGCAATCCGGGGCTGTATCCATGGCTGCTGCGCCTCGCCCTCGCATCCCACGTCACGGATGTCCCGCGGGCCCAGGCACTGGCGCACACAGCGGTACAGCGTGCCGAGCGCTTCGGCGCGGCCTCCACCACCGGGCATGCGCTGCGCGTCATGGCACGACTGAGCGACGGGCCCCAGGCCATCACCCTGCTGCAGCGTGCGGTCACGGAACTGGAGCGATCGCCCTCGACGTACGAACTCGCCTGCGCCCTGGTCGAGTTGGGTACGGCACTGCGCCGGGCCGGCCGGGTTTCGCAGGCCGCCGAGCCGCTGTACCAGGGGGTGGATCTGGCCACTCGGTGCGGTGCCGATCCCATGGTGACCCTCGCGCGTGACGAACTCATCGCCGCGGGTCTGAGGCCCCGCCGCCTGGCATAG
- a CDS encoding GntR family transcriptional regulator translates to MTAQRSGAPSAAPELPRLGGRRSSYRERVAEALRAALIAGELRPGEVYSAPSLAARFGVSATPVREAMLDLAKEGLVDTVPNKGFRVTAVSDKQLDEYTHIRSLIEIPTVVELARTADRVCLEALRPAAREIVTAALAGDLITYVEADTRFHLGLLALAGNAHLVEVVADLRGRSRLYGLTALVEAGRLLASAEEHLELLDALLDRDERAVREIMTRHLGHVRGLWAARADREPG, encoded by the coding sequence ATGACCGCCCAGCGCAGCGGCGCCCCGTCTGCCGCACCCGAACTCCCCCGCCTGGGCGGCCGTCGGAGCAGCTACCGTGAGCGGGTCGCCGAGGCCCTGCGGGCCGCGCTGATCGCCGGTGAGCTGCGGCCCGGCGAGGTCTACTCGGCCCCCTCGCTGGCCGCCCGCTTCGGTGTCTCGGCGACCCCGGTGCGCGAGGCGATGCTGGACCTGGCCAAGGAGGGACTGGTCGACACGGTCCCCAACAAGGGGTTCCGGGTCACCGCCGTCTCCGACAAGCAGCTCGACGAGTACACCCACATCCGCTCGCTCATCGAGATCCCCACCGTGGTGGAGCTGGCCAGGACGGCCGACCGGGTCTGTCTGGAGGCGCTGCGCCCGGCCGCCCGGGAGATCGTGACCGCGGCGCTGGCGGGCGACCTCATCACGTACGTCGAGGCGGACACCCGCTTCCACCTGGGGCTGCTCGCCCTGGCCGGCAACGCCCATCTCGTCGAGGTGGTCGCCGATCTACGGGGACGCTCCCGCCTCTACGGACTCACCGCGCTGGTGGAGGCGGGGCGTCTGCTGGCCTCCGCCGAGGAACACCTGGAACTCCTGGACGCGTTGCTGGACCGCGACGAGCGGGCCGTGCGCGAGATCATGACCCGTCATCTTGGCCATGTACGGGGTCTGTGGGCCGCCCGGGCCGATCGGGAACCGGGCTGA
- a CDS encoding proline racemase family protein, with amino-acid sequence MRSTLVLHAVDSHTEGMPTRVIIGGIGTVPGATMNERRLYFREHLDHIKQLLMNEPRGHSAMSGAVLQPPTRPDCDWGVVYIEVSGYLPMCGHGTIGVATVLVETGMVEVVEPVTTIRLDTPAGLVVAEVAVEDGAARNVTLRNVPSFCAGLDRRAVLADGRTVTYDLAYGGNFYAILPLEEFGLPFDRARKDDILRAGLALMDAINAEDEPVHPEDPSIRGCHHVHLYAPGATARHSRHAMAIHPGWFDRSPCGTGTSARMAQLHARGELPLHTEFVNESFIGTRFTGRLLGETEVAGIPAVLPSFTGRAWITGTAQYLLDPTDPFPEGFVL; translated from the coding sequence GTGCGCAGCACACTCGTCCTGCACGCCGTCGACTCGCACACCGAGGGCATGCCCACCCGCGTGATCATCGGCGGGATCGGCACCGTCCCCGGTGCGACGATGAACGAGCGGCGACTGTACTTCCGTGAACACCTCGACCACATCAAGCAGTTGCTGATGAACGAGCCGCGCGGGCACTCGGCGATGAGCGGTGCGGTCCTGCAGCCACCGACCCGCCCCGACTGCGACTGGGGTGTCGTCTACATCGAGGTCTCCGGCTATCTGCCGATGTGCGGGCACGGCACGATCGGCGTGGCGACCGTGCTGGTGGAGACCGGCATGGTGGAGGTCGTCGAGCCGGTCACCACCATCCGCCTCGACACCCCGGCCGGACTCGTCGTCGCCGAGGTCGCGGTCGAGGACGGCGCCGCCAGGAACGTCACGCTGCGGAACGTGCCGTCGTTCTGCGCCGGCCTGGACCGCAGGGCGGTGCTCGCCGACGGGCGGACGGTGACGTACGACCTCGCGTACGGCGGGAACTTCTACGCGATCCTGCCGCTGGAGGAGTTCGGGCTGCCCTTCGACCGCGCCCGCAAGGACGACATCCTAAGGGCGGGTCTGGCCCTGATGGACGCCATCAACGCCGAGGACGAGCCGGTCCACCCCGAGGACCCCTCCATCCGCGGCTGCCATCACGTCCATCTGTACGCACCCGGCGCCACCGCCCGTCACTCGCGGCATGCGATGGCCATCCACCCCGGCTGGTTCGACCGCTCGCCCTGCGGTACGGGTACCAGCGCGCGCATGGCACAACTGCACGCGCGCGGCGAACTGCCCCTGCACACCGAGTTCGTGAACGAGTCCTTCATCGGCACGCGGTTCACCGGACGGCTGCTGGGCGAGACCGAGGTCGCCGGGATCCCGGCCGTGCTGCCGAGCTTCACCGGCCGCGCCTGGATCACGGGCACGGCCCAGTATCTGCTCGATCCCACGGACCCCTTCCCGGAGGGCTTTGTGCTCTAG
- a CDS encoding dihydrodipicolinate synthase family protein, whose product MTLPENRPWRGVLVATALPLRDDLTVDYDAYAEHCAWLLENGCDGVVPNGSLGEYQVLTPEERARVVETAVAAIGGARVMPGVAAYGSAEARRWTEQAGEAGCASVMLLPPNAYRADERSVLAHYAEVAKAGLPVVAYNNPIDTKVDLVPELLARLHGEGHIHGVKEFSGDVRRAYRLAELVPELDLLIGADDVLLELAVAGARGWVAGYPNALPAACAELYRSAVSGDLAAALPLYRQLHPLLRWDSRVEFVQAIKLSMDIAGRHGGPVRPPRVPLLPEQEAAVRAATGKALAAGLG is encoded by the coding sequence ATGACCCTCCCGGAGAACCGCCCCTGGCGCGGTGTCCTGGTCGCCACCGCGCTCCCCCTGCGCGACGACCTCACCGTCGACTACGACGCGTACGCCGAACACTGCGCCTGGCTGCTGGAGAACGGCTGCGACGGCGTCGTGCCCAACGGCTCGCTCGGTGAGTACCAGGTGCTCACCCCCGAGGAGCGCGCCAGGGTCGTCGAGACGGCCGTGGCCGCGATCGGCGGCGCGCGGGTGATGCCGGGCGTCGCCGCCTACGGATCCGCCGAGGCCCGCCGCTGGACCGAGCAGGCGGGCGAGGCGGGCTGTGCGTCGGTGATGCTGCTGCCGCCCAACGCCTACCGCGCCGACGAGCGGTCCGTGCTCGCCCACTACGCCGAGGTCGCGAAGGCGGGCCTGCCGGTGGTGGCGTACAACAACCCGATCGACACCAAGGTCGACCTCGTCCCCGAACTGCTCGCGCGGCTGCACGGCGAGGGCCACATCCACGGGGTCAAGGAGTTCTCGGGCGACGTGCGCCGCGCCTACCGGCTCGCCGAACTCGTCCCGGAACTCGATCTGTTGATCGGTGCCGACGACGTACTGCTGGAACTCGCCGTCGCGGGCGCCAGGGGCTGGGTGGCCGGTTACCCGAACGCGCTGCCCGCCGCGTGCGCCGAGTTGTACCGGTCCGCCGTGTCGGGGGACCTCGCCGCCGCGCTTCCCCTGTACCGGCAGCTGCATCCGCTGCTGCGCTGGGACTCGCGGGTCGAGTTCGTCCAGGCCATCAAGCTGTCCATGGACATCGCCGGACGGCACGGCGGCCCGGTACGCCCGCCGCGGGTCCCGCTGCTGCCCGAGCAGGAGGCCGCCGTCCGCGCGGCGACCGGCAAGGCCCTCGCCGCGGGCCTCGGCTGA